Part of the Paludisphaera borealis genome, GACGTAGGCCCCCTTGGGCTGGATCAACCGGCCGTTGGAGCGGAGCACGTCGGCGAACTTGAGCGCCCAGAAGTCGTAGAACTCGGGGCGTTCGAGCAGGCGGTCGACGACCTTGGCCCGGCGGTCTGCCGATTTATCGCTCAGGAACGCCGAGGTCTCCTCGGGCGTGGGAAGCGCCCCGACGACGTCGAGGTAGGCGCGGCGGATGAACTCGGCGTCGGTGCAGCTTTCGGACGGAGCGATGCGGATGCGGTTGAGCTTCTCGTAGACCGCGCGGTCGACGACGCTGTCTTGCGGGACCTGGGCGACCTGGAAGCCCGGGACCTCGATCAGATGCGTGAGCCGGATGATGGCGACCAGGCTCAGGTAGTGGGCGATCACGGCGACCTCGCCGCGGTTCTTGAAGACGACGTGGGCGTCGGCGTCGACCTCGGCGATGTCGGGGCTGGACGAGTCGTAGTAGCAGATCGGCGTCACGTCGCGCTGGGAGCCGTCGGACAGGGTCAGCAGGACGGCGAGCTGCTGGGACTTCGCCGGGGCGTTGAGGACCCGGTCGCTGGGGACGATCTCAAGCTTGACGGGCTGGACGCCGCCCGGGTCGTCGTGCGCGCCCTCGGCGATCCAGTCGCGGAGGAACTCGAAGCTCTTGGACGTCCGCTTCAACCGCAGGCCCCCTTCGTGGGGGACTTCGCCGAGCGGCTTGCGGAGGGTGACGCTGGTGTCGGCGGCGAAGGTGTTGATCCGCCGGCCGCCGGACTCGCGGGTCAGGGTGGTGAAATCCTGGTCGGGCAGGTAGCCGCGGAGGCTGAGCTTGAAGCCCCCCTTGCCGGTCGGCGTGCCGTGGCAGGCGCCCGTGTTGCAACCCGCCTGGCTGAGCACGGGCATCACGTCGCGGCGGAAGCTCACCGGCGCGGGCTTGTCGAGCCCCTGCACCTGGACTGTCGTCGAGACCTCGACGCTCCCCCGCCGGGCGGTGATCACCGCCTTGCCGTTGCCGTGCGGAACCACCCGTCCGGTGTGGGACACGACGGCCACCGCCGGATCGGCGCTGGTCCATTCGAGGGCGTGGGTGAGGTCGCGGACGCCGTCGGGATACGTGCCGGTCACGATCAACTGGCGAGTGGCGCGGCGGCCGACGAGCGTGGCGTCGGCCGGGCTGATCGCCAGTGAAGCGGGCGTTCCGACGAGGGCGTCCTTGTCGTCGCCTCGGACGTCGATCGAGAAGGCCGCGAGGATTCCAGCGGCCGCGAGGAGTGTTCCCAGGACTTTCCGATCTCGGGTTCCAGGCATGGCGATCAATCCTTCTGATCGGAGCTACGGCGAGCGAGGGCCGTATTCGGGCGGAGAAACCGGTGGACGTCGGGGTCGCAAGCAGTCAGTGGGGCAGCGCATCCGACAGCAACGTCGGACACGACTACGGCAATTGTTTAACAACGTACCAACAGCGGCAAGAAATTTCAAGGAAAGTGCAACAATTTTCTCCGATCGTAGCGACTCGGCAAGACGGGTGGGCTTGCGTTGATCGGCGGAAGCGCTAAAATGAGGTGTTGGCTGCGGCTTGAGGCACGCTTGCCATGCGCCGACGCCTGTCGAAGAAGCCGACCCTGGGCCGTTCGCCCAAAAGGTCGGGCCGTCCGAATTCTCCAGAACCGTGTGATAGACTAAAGTCGAGAGTCGGCTGGCGAGCCTGCGCGAGGGCTCAAGCTCCGCGGGTCGAGGAGATGCGCGGTTGGTTTGGACGAGGAGGTCGGCCCCAAAGGGATGGGGCTGGCGGCGTTGTCAAGGAGGATGGACGTGATGGTCGTTCGCAATTGGAGCGGCGCGGCGCGGTTCGGCTTGCCCGGCTTGATCTTGGGAGTCGCCGTCTCCTGGGTCGGCGGGGCGCGAGGTCCGGAAGCGGCGGCCCAGACTGGGGCGGGGGGAGACTCATCGATACCAGCGATCCAGCCGCAGCGACCTCACGATCCGACCCGCGCGCCGCAACCGCAAGGGCAGGCGCGTCCGCTGGCTTCGGGCGAAGCCGGCGGCACGATGGCGTTCGTGACCTCGCCGGGAGGGACCGCGCAGTGGCTGTACCTGATCGACACCAAGACGCGGGCGTTCGCCGTCTACCGGGTCGATCCCACCAACACCAAGGGCGTGGTCAAGCTCGAAGCCGCTCGGCAGTATCAGTACGACCTGAAGCTGGAGCACTATAACAATCAACCGCCGGAGCCCAGCGCCATCGAAGCGACGGTGAAGGCCCTTTCGCAGACCGGACGATCATCGGGGGACCGCTAGCCGCGCGCACAGGGTTGGTCGCGGTCTCCAGCTCACTTGGAATCGACCCAACCACGGCCGAGTCTCGGCCGATCTCGACCGCGAGGACCATGTCCAATGGCACAATTTTACACGCTTGAAGAAGCCGCCCGCGTCTTGGGGATGAGTCCCGACGAGTTGACGGAGAAAGCTCAACAGCGCGACATCCGGGCGTTCCTCGACGGCGGGACCTGGCGGTTCCGGGTCGTCGACGTCGACGAGTTGGCCCGGCGCCGCGGTCTGGGGAGCGACGCCGAGCTGCGGCTCTCGGACCTCGAAGTTCCGGCCGTCTCCAGTGGCGCCGACCTGGAAGACCTCGACCTCTCCGAGTTCCAGCTCGGCGTGGCCAGGCCCGACCTCGGCGCCGAGACCATGCACTTCGCGATCCCCGGCGACAAGCCGACCGCCGAGTCCGGCTCGGACCACGACCTGATGTTCGACGACCTCTCGCTCCCCCCCAACCCGGTGACCGGCTCGAGCTCGGTGATCATCGGCATGCAGTCGTCCGGCAAGCGGCCGAGCGATTCCGACGTCCGGCTGGTCCCGGAACAGTTCAAGGGGGCCAGCGACTCCGACGTCCGGCTCGCCTCGCCCGACCCGGACCGCAGGCTCCTGAGCGACTCGGACGTGACCCTCATCAAGGACGACACTTCCGAGCACAACTTCCTCACCTCGGGCTCGGGCGACACCGCCGTGCGGCCCAGCCCGGTGGTCGGCTCGTCGGCGGAAGTCCCCGCCGGCAGCGCCGACGACAGCGACTTCGAACTCAATCCGTCGAGCGACCTGGTCGACGTCCTCTCGCCCGAGTCGGGCAGCGACTTCGAGCTGAGCGCCCTTGACCAGAGCGACGAGTTCGAGGCCACCCCGATGCGTCCGAGCGACTCGGACGTCACGGCCGCCGACCCCAACCTCTCGGGCATCAACCTGTCGCGGCCCAGCGACTCGGGGATCAACCTCCAGGGCGTCGGCAACTTCAACCTCGGCGGCGATTCCATCGAACTCGCCCCCCTGAGCGGCGACGAGGTCCCCACCTCGAAGTCCAAGCCCGCCCCCAAGGCGGCGCCGGGCAAGGCAAAGCCATCGCTGGCCGCCACGCCTCCTCCGGTGATCGGCAGGGGCGAGAAGGACATCTTCGACGACACCGACTTCGAGGTCGACGCGGCGCTCGACGACGAGTCGGACGACAGGACCATGCAGCTTCCGACCGGCGGCAGCGACTTCGACATCGAAGACAGCGACAGCGGCTCGGAGGTCTTCGCGATCGACGAGGAAGACGTCGATCAGAACGCCGCGACCGCGATGGCGCCCTCGGCCTTCGCCGATGACGACGATGATGAAGACGACGACGGCTTCGACGATGCCGTCTCCAGCGAGATGGCCACCTCGTGGTCTTCGGACGACTCGCCCAGCGGCGCCTCGTCGACTCCCGCCATGGTGATCTCCCGCGAGGCCGCCGTCGATTGGGACGGCCTTTCCGTCGGGCTCCTGGCCGCCGCCAGCCTGTTCATCTTCTTCGCGGCCTTCATCGCGCAAGACCTGGTCCGCAACCTTTACGACTTCAACGAGGGGGGCGTCGCCTCGGGCCTCGTCCGGTCGATCTCCGGCATGCTCTTCAGTTGAGCCGACCTGGGCTTGCCCCCGGCGGCCGAATCCGGTAATACGACGTCGCGATCACCTTCGCGCGACTACCACGACGACCCGCTTTCCGCCCTGTTCCGGGCGAAAGCGGGTCGCTTCACGTTCCTCGGCCGTCGCCCCGCGATCGTTTCCGAAAGGACTCGGGACGGATGATCCGTGCGCTCCGCCTCGTCGCAACGCCGATCCTCGCACTCGTTCTGGCCTCGGCGCTGCCCGGCTGCCAGTTCGGGGCCCGTCGCCAGCTTGACGAGTGCCGTCGCCTCAGCCAGACCCTGCGCTCCCAGAACGACCAGCTCAAGGACCAGATGCTGGCCTACCGCAACCAGAACCAGGATTTCTCCGAGCGCGCCGTGGACGACGCCCGCCGACTCTCTCAGCAGGACGAGGCCATCGAGCGGCTGGAACGCAGCGTGCAAGCCTACCAGGGCGAGCGCGACGAGCTTCAAGCCGCCTTCAGCGAGCTTCGCGACAGTCTCCCCGCCACCATCCGCGCCGCCTCGTCGCCGTCCGGTACTCGCGTCCAGGCCGCCCGCGATCCCGACGACGCACCCAAGCCGCGCGAGTTCAGGGTTCCGTCGCGAGCCCGCGCCGAGACCGATGACGACGACGAGTCGGAGCGGCGGACGGGCTGGGCGCCGGCAGTCGACGAGCCCGCGTCCGACCCGGGCCCGACGCACGCCGCCCCTTGACTTGCGGTCGCCGCGGCTCGGATAATTGATAGCTTGTTGAGCGTTGCGACGATAGTTCAACGATTCACTGGGAGCTTCCATCCATGCGGAATACTCTGGCCGCCTCACTCGGCGCCGTGCTCGTCTTCACCCTGAGCGCCGCCCATGCGGCGGGGATCGAGGGCGAATACCTTGAGGCCCGCACGGCCGACGTTTTCACGGGGCCCTGCATCTCGAACGCCGAGGTCTTCACGACCGGCGATCAAGCCGTCATGGCCTGGAAAGTCACCAAGGGGACTTGGAAGGGGACCGACCTGAAGGGGCTCTGCGTGGCCGCCGCCGTTCGCGGGACCACGACCTTCTCTCAAGATCGGCCCGACCAGGCCCAGGCCGTCGTGATCGTCGACGACAAGGCGACCCCCGCCCAGCGCGAGGCGCTCGTCGCCATGTCCCACGAGCTCGGCGGCGCCCGCCTGAGCCGGGTCGCGGAGGTCAAGACCGCCCGCATGACCCTTAAACTGGAAGCACATGCGACCACCGAGGCCGACGCCGCTCACTCGGCCCACGGCATGCCGCAATCGCCCCGCGCCTCGTTCTGGGCCGCGAACCTGGCGCAGATCGTGACCCGCCCGCTCGACGACGGCGACCATTTCTGTGGCAACGAGGTCGTCGCCTACTCGCCGCTCTCCAGCTCGGTCAAGGTGTCCCCGGCTTACACGCTCGGCCACCAGTTCAAGGGCGAAGGGCTCGACAGCCGCTGGGACGATCCCAACTGCCGCAGCAGCTTCGTGGGTCGGTTCGCGCTCTGAGCGGGTTTCCTTCCGCGACGACGACTCTTTCCATAATCAGAATGTGCGAAGGAGAGCCGCCGGACGGCTCTCCGTTGAACACGGTCCGCTGTCGTCTCCGCGCAACCGGCGGAGCGGCGGCGGCGGACGAGAGGCCATCCTTCATGCGATTCCTGGGATCTTGCAGCTTCGTTCTGCTCCTCCTCGCCCCGGCCCTCGTCTCGGCCGACGACTACAAGGTGGAACCGATCAAGGACGCCCCGCCGGCCGGCGTCGCGCCCGAGATCGCATCCGGCTTGAACGGTCAGGGCTACCGGGTCACCGACGATCAGGGGAAGCCGTTCGCGGAGATCTGGCTGCGCAAGGCGATCCCGGCGAAGGCCAAGCCCGCGGGCGCCAACGGCGCGATCCAGTTCCCGTTCCTGGCCGAAGGCGAATTGCTCGGCGTCCTCCATCTCGTCGGCGAGGCGCACGACTACCGCGACCAGACGATCGACAAGGGCGTCTACACCATGCGATACGGGCTTCAGCCGGTCAACGGCGACCATCTCGGTGTCAGCCCGTTCCGCGATTACACGCTGCTGCTGCCGGCCGCCAAGGACAAGGCCGTGGCGAGCCTGCCGCGCAAGCAGCTTGAAGCTCAGAGCTCGGAGGCGGCCGGCACGAGCCACCCGGCGGTTTTCTTCATGCTCTCGGTGCCGGCCAACGCCCCGGTCTCGATGATCCACGACGAGGCGAAGAACACCTGGCGGGTCGCGCTGCCCCTGAGTCTCACCGCGCCGGGCGAGTCGCATCCGATCCCGCACCCCGTCTCGTTCATCCTTTCGGGGGTTTCCGAGGGGGCCTGAAAGCCCCTGATTAGAGATGATCGCATCGGTGAATGTTTTCCCTCTCCCGGCGGGAGAAGGGATACTTGCGTCGGCTTGTCCTGACGCCGACTGCTAAACGCCCCATCACCCCTTCATCCTTCCGCCGTAGCCCCCTCATGATACCGATTCCGCTCCTGGTCGCTCTCTTCCTGGCCTTCGCGGTGGATGGGCCGTCCGCGCCGCCGCCGGAGGGCGCCGACCTGATCGAGGCGGTTCTGTGGGTCGTCGCGGGGGGGCTGCTGATCTCCGGCCTGTCGTTCGCGGTCGGGCTCGGGACCGCGTGGCGGGTGAGGCGACGAGGCTACGCGACCTCGCGCATGCGGCGCGATCTCGTGATCGGCTCGCGGCTCCTGAACGTCGGGACGATGGCGGTCTACGGCTGGATGATCTTCGATCGCGGTTGGCCGGGCGTCGTGCTCGACGCGTGGGGATGGCGCGGGTCGATCCTCGTCGACGATCTGCTGATCGTCGCGCCGTTCCTGCTGATGCAGCTTTGCTACTGGTGGGGGACGTACTACGGCGAGCGGGCGATTCAGGGCCTGTCGATCGCTCGGAGCGGCCGAGCCACGGCCCGGCATCTGTACCTGAAAGAGCGGCAGTCGCTGGCGTTGATCCTGCCGATCGTCTCCCTATTCGTGATCCGCAACGACGTGATCGGCCGGCTCTGGCCCCGTTGGGAAACGAATTCCTGGTCCGAGCCGGTGGATCTGGCGGTGCTGGGCGTGGGGATTCTGCTGATCTCGCCGCTATTCGTCCGCCTGGCCTGGCCGACCCGGTCGCTGCCCGACGGCCCGCTCCGGCGCAGGCTTGAGACGATCGCCCGGCGGTCGGGGTTTCGATTCACCGACATCCTGGTCTGGGACACCGACCATTTGATGGTGAACGCTTGCGTGACCGGCGTCTTGCCCCAGTTTCGCTACGTCTTGCTTTCCGACGCCCTGATCGACGCCCTCAGCCCGCTGGAGATCGCCGCGGTCTTCGGGCACGAGGCGGGGCACGTCGCGCATCGCCACTTGCCGTTCTTTCTCTTCTTTTTCGTCGGTTGCCTGACGTTCTTGACGCTGACGTCTCCCGTGCTCAACGGTCTGGAATCGTGGATCGCGACGGTCCCCGGGCTCGACCTGGCCTCGCTGCCGACGCTGCGCGGGGTGGTCGAGGGGGTGCTGGCGTTGGCCTGCGTCGGGGTCGTCTTCTGGCTGGTATTCGGCGAGATCTCTCGACGGTTTGAGCGTCAGGCCGACGTCTTCGGCTGCAAGGCCGTCTCGTGCGGACTGACCGACTGCCCGCCGCATTTCGATTTTGAAGACGACGAGCCCGAAGCGCCCGGTCCGCCGATCCAAGCTCTGTGCCCCGCCGGCATCCAGATCTTTTCCGAGGCGCTGGCGTCGGTCGCCCATCAGAACGGCATCGACGCGACGGCTCGGTCGTGGCGGCACGGCAGCATCGCCAGCCGGATCGCCTTCCTCCAGAAGCTGATCGACGCCCCCGAACGCGAGGTCCTGTTCCAGAACCGCATCCGCCGGTTCCGATTCGGCCTCTCCGCCCTGCTCGTCGCCTCTCTCGCGGCCGCCGGCGCGGCCCACTGGCTCGGCCTGCTGGGCTGATAAGGAAATCGGCCCGGGGGCGCCGGGTGTTCGACTCCGAAGCCAGATAGTCCGTTTGAGCGATCTCGCGACTTCTGGTATAAGGTCTCGACCCGACCCGAGGATCGACGACGCGGGACGGCCCCTACTGAACACTTGAAGCCTACCCGAACGACAAGGAGGTCGTCCATGGTCCGGTGGCCAATCCGCATCAAGCTCATGGTCGGCCTGGGCGTGGTCGTCGGCATGATGCTGATCCTGATGGGCGGCTCGATCTTCGGCCTCCACTCGTTCCACGTCAGCAACCTGACGCTGACCGACCAGCTTCGCGAG contains:
- a CDS encoding DUF1549 domain-containing protein, with protein sequence MPGTRDRKVLGTLLAAAGILAAFSIDVRGDDKDALVGTPASLAISPADATLVGRRATRQLIVTGTYPDGVRDLTHALEWTSADPAVAVVSHTGRVVPHGNGKAVITARRGSVEVSTTVQVQGLDKPAPVSFRRDVMPVLSQAGCNTGACHGTPTGKGGFKLSLRGYLPDQDFTTLTRESGGRRINTFAADTSVTLRKPLGEVPHEGGLRLKRTSKSFEFLRDWIAEGAHDDPGGVQPVKLEIVPSDRVLNAPAKSQQLAVLLTLSDGSQRDVTPICYYDSSSPDIAEVDADAHVVFKNRGEVAVIAHYLSLVAIIRLTHLIEVPGFQVAQVPQDSVVDRAVYEKLNRIRIAPSESCTDAEFIRRAYLDVVGALPTPEETSAFLSDKSADRRAKVVDRLLERPEFYDFWALKFADVLRSNGRLIQPKGAYVFHRWIRSALERGMPMDEFVRMLLAADGSTYSNPATNYYRISRDPESSVETTAQLFLGVRIQCAKCHNHPFEKWTQDDYYGFAAFFSQVGRKPGGLPEEEVVFSTGAGDVRQPRTGKVMPPKALGGPVLDDAKTDRRARLASWLTAADNPFFAKSLVNRIWYHLMGRGIVEPVDDFRDSNPASNDDLLNGLTKGFVAGGYNLKSLIRTILLSRTYQFSATTNKLNADDAIYFSHATTKLLPAEVLLDAISVVTGTTTTFDGLPKGARATQIPDGKMDNPFLKTFGRPARELACECERESDSNLSQALQLIGGATVNGKLHDDNGRIALLAKSGKPPEAITQELYLVALGRAPNAAELEAAVKHLKAAKDLRSATEDLGWVLINSKEFLFRH
- a CDS encoding helix-turn-helix domain-containing protein encodes the protein MAQFYTLEEAARVLGMSPDELTEKAQQRDIRAFLDGGTWRFRVVDVDELARRRGLGSDAELRLSDLEVPAVSSGADLEDLDLSEFQLGVARPDLGAETMHFAIPGDKPTAESGSDHDLMFDDLSLPPNPVTGSSSVIIGMQSSGKRPSDSDVRLVPEQFKGASDSDVRLASPDPDRRLLSDSDVTLIKDDTSEHNFLTSGSGDTAVRPSPVVGSSAEVPAGSADDSDFELNPSSDLVDVLSPESGSDFELSALDQSDEFEATPMRPSDSDVTAADPNLSGINLSRPSDSGINLQGVGNFNLGGDSIELAPLSGDEVPTSKSKPAPKAAPGKAKPSLAATPPPVIGRGEKDIFDDTDFEVDAALDDESDDRTMQLPTGGSDFDIEDSDSGSEVFAIDEEDVDQNAATAMAPSAFADDDDDEDDDGFDDAVSSEMATSWSSDDSPSGASSTPAMVISREAAVDWDGLSVGLLAAASLFIFFAAFIAQDLVRNLYDFNEGGVASGLVRSISGMLFS
- a CDS encoding M48 family metallopeptidase produces the protein MIPIPLLVALFLAFAVDGPSAPPPEGADLIEAVLWVVAGGLLISGLSFAVGLGTAWRVRRRGYATSRMRRDLVIGSRLLNVGTMAVYGWMIFDRGWPGVVLDAWGWRGSILVDDLLIVAPFLLMQLCYWWGTYYGERAIQGLSIARSGRATARHLYLKERQSLALILPIVSLFVIRNDVIGRLWPRWETNSWSEPVDLAVLGVGILLISPLFVRLAWPTRSLPDGPLRRRLETIARRSGFRFTDILVWDTDHLMVNACVTGVLPQFRYVLLSDALIDALSPLEIAAVFGHEAGHVAHRHLPFFLFFFVGCLTFLTLTSPVLNGLESWIATVPGLDLASLPTLRGVVEGVLALACVGVVFWLVFGEISRRFERQADVFGCKAVSCGLTDCPPHFDFEDDEPEAPGPPIQALCPAGIQIFSEALASVAHQNGIDATARSWRHGSIASRIAFLQKLIDAPEREVLFQNRIRRFRFGLSALLVASLAAAGAAHWLGLLG
- a CDS encoding DUF1326 domain-containing protein encodes the protein MRNTLAASLGAVLVFTLSAAHAAGIEGEYLEARTADVFTGPCISNAEVFTTGDQAVMAWKVTKGTWKGTDLKGLCVAAAVRGTTTFSQDRPDQAQAVVIVDDKATPAQREALVAMSHELGGARLSRVAEVKTARMTLKLEAHATTEADAAHSAHGMPQSPRASFWAANLAQIVTRPLDDGDHFCGNEVVAYSPLSSSVKVSPAYTLGHQFKGEGLDSRWDDPNCRSSFVGRFAL